Within the Bacteroidota bacterium genome, the region TTAGGAAATGTAAATAATCTACAATCCGAAGTTGACCCTGAACATGGACTAATTGGTGCGTGGGGGACAATGTATAATGTTTTGGAATGCCCTGCTTGCAAAAAGGCAATCATCATAAGTTATGGATGGGATGCCGGAATGGAATCAGAAGAAGATGTGAAATACAAAATATTATATCCAATCGACAAGAATATCCCAATTGGACTTCCTGTGAATATTCAAAAGGCATTCAAGGCGGCAGAAAAAATTAAAACTGTTGACGTTAATGCTTATGTAATTTTGTTAAGAAGACTTTTAGAATTAGTTTGTATAGACAGGAAAGCAAAAGGGGCAACACTTGCATTAATGCTTAAAGATTTATCAGACAGGAATGAAATTCCTGAAAAATTAGTTAAAGTAGCAAAAGGACTAAAAGACTTTGGAAATATGGGTGCTCATGCAGGTATTGGTGAGTTAAGTGAAAAAGAAGTGCCCATAGTGGCAACACTATGTACTGCAATACTTGAATACATATATAGTGCACCATTTCTTGCTACAATTG harbors:
- a CDS encoding DUF4145 domain-containing protein, with amino-acid sequence MKISGIIVNNIKIKKVPNNLSQIIACGHCSNISHMRILGNVNNLQSEVDPEHGLIGAWGTMYNVLECPACKKAIIISYGWDAGMESEEDVKYKILYPIDKNIPIGLPVNIQKAFKAAEKIKTVDVNAYVILLRRLLELVCIDRKAKGATLALMLKDLSDRNEIPEKLVKVAKGLKDFGNMGAHAGIGELSEKEVPIVATLCTAILEYIYSAPFLATIAEDKLNAIKSKGKTSRTK